The Pseudoxanthomonas sp. CF385 sequence TGCTGACCCGCGACAAGGTCAGCCTGCGCGTGAACCTGGCCGCCAGCACCCGCGTCACCGACGTGGTGGCGGCGCGGACCAAGGTTGCGAAGGTCGGCGACTTCGTCTACCGCGAACTGCAGTACGGCCTGCGCAAGGCGGTTTCCGCCAAGACGCTGGACGAACTGCTGGGCGACAAGGCCTCGCTGGACGCCGACATCTTCGCGTACGTGCGTGGCCAGGTGACCGGCTTCGGCGTGGAAGTGCTGGGCGTCGGCGTGAAGGACGTGATCCTGCCGGGCGAGATGAAGGAGATCCTTAACGGGGTGGTGCAGGCGGAGAAGACGGCGCAGGCCAACGTGATCCGCCGCCGCGAGGAGGCGAACGCCACGCGTTCCCTGCTCAACACCGCGAAGCTGATCGACGAGTCGCCGGTGCTGATGCGCCTGAAGGAGCTCGAGGCCCTTGAAAAGGTCACCGAGAAGATCGACAAGTTCACCGTGTTCGGCGGCCTGGATGGCGTGCTGAAGCAATTGGTGACGTTGAAGTAGTACAGCCGGGACGGTGGACGGAACCACCGCTTCCGGCTTCAATGGAATGACCACATGAGTACGCAAACACACTTCGAACTGCTGCACGCCGAGGGCAGCACCACGCCGATCAAGGGCTGGGTGCGCGGCGTGCCCCTGGACCAGGGCGCCCACGAGCAGCTGCGGAACATCGCGGCGATCCCCTTCGTCGGCCCGTGGGTCGCGGTGATGCCCGACGTGCACCTGGGCAAGGGCGCCACCGTGGGTTCGGTCATCCCGACCCGCGGTGCCATCATCCCGGCCGCCGTCGGCGTGGACATCGGCTGCGGCATGGCCGCGGTGCGGACCACGCTGCGCGCGAAGGACCTGCCGGACAGCCTGGCGCAGCTGCGCTCGAGCATCGAGCGCAGCGTGCCGGTCGGCAACGGCCGCGGCGGCGAGCACTGGAAGCTGCCGGACAGCATCCGCACGCGCATCGCGCAGTCGGGGCTGGAACCACGCCTGGAGGCGATCAAGCAGAAGCACCGCAGGATCCGCACCGACAAGCTGGACCGTCAGATCGGCACGCTGGGCGGCGGCAACCACTTCATCGAGATCTGCCTGGACGAGGCCGATGCGGTGTGGGTGATGCTGCACAGCGGTTCGCGCGGCACCGGCAACCTGATCGGCACGTACTTCATCGAGCGCGCACGCG is a genomic window containing:
- a CDS encoding RtcB family protein, encoding MSTQTHFELLHAEGSTTPIKGWVRGVPLDQGAHEQLRNIAAIPFVGPWVAVMPDVHLGKGATVGSVIPTRGAIIPAAVGVDIGCGMAAVRTTLRAKDLPDSLAQLRSSIERSVPVGNGRGGEHWKLPDSIRTRIAQSGLEPRLEAIKQKHRRIRTDKLDRQIGTLGGGNHFIEICLDEADAVWVMLHSGSRGTGNLIGTYFIERAREQLAHRVLGFHLPDKDLAFFMEGEPLFDDYVEAVSWAQDYARENREAMMSRVLAEMRHRLPKFQLEKMAVNCHHNYVQKETHGDVDLLVTRKGAVSARAGELGIIPGSMGAKSFIVRGKGNADSFHSCSHGAGRVLSRTAARQQITLSQHREATAHVECRKDAGVIDESPAAYKDIDAVMAAQSDLVEVVHTLRQVVCIKG